A window from Fragaria vesca subsp. vesca linkage group LG5, FraVesHawaii_1.0, whole genome shotgun sequence encodes these proteins:
- the LOC101294850 gene encoding UDP-glycosyltransferase 85A2-like has protein sequence MECNGLTSEKPHAVCIPFPAQGHINPMLKVAKLLHYKGFYITFVNTEFIHKRLLKSRGPNSLDGFPSFRFETIPDGLPPTDANVATQHMPSLCESTRKNCLAPFRDLLLKLNSSPNSPPVTCIVADGIMNFTLDAAQELGLPEVIFWTTSACGFMGYLQYYNLIEKGLVPLKDDSYLTNGYLDTVIDWIPGMKGIQLKDIPTFMRTTDPNDPILHLILHDTEQVQRASAIILNTFDALEHEVLEAISHLLPPIYSIGPLYLQLNQIPAEDSNFKLIGANLWREEPDCFEWLDSKEPSSVIYVNFGSSTVMTDEQLIEFAWGLADSSKTFFWVIRPDLVGGESPVLPPEFIEQTKERGLLASWCCQEQVLSHPAIGGFLTHSGWNSTIESVCGGVPMICWPFNGEQQTNCRYCCKEWGIGIEMEGDVKRNYIESVVRKLMEGEEGKEMRKKSMEWKKLAEKATTGPHGSSFLDLDNMVNQVLLSPRD, from the exons TAAGCTCCTCCACTACAAAGGTTTTTATATAACCTTTGTCAACACAGAGTTCATACATAAACGCCTGCTGAAATCTCGAGGTCCAAACTCTCTTGACGGCTTCCCTTCCTTTCGGTTTGAGACAATTCCAGATGGTCTTCCTCCAACTGATGCAAACGTTGCCACACAACACATGCCATCGCTATGCGAGTCCACAAGGAAAAACTGCCTAGCACCCTTCAGAGACCTTCTTTTGAAGCTCAATTCTTCCCCAAATTCGCCTCCAGTGACCTGCATAGTTGCTGATGGCATCATGAACTTCACTCTTGATGCAGCCCAAGAACTTGGCCTTCCTGAAGTTATTTTCTGGACAACAAGTGCTTGTGGTTTCATGGGATACCTTCAATATTACAATCTCATCGAGAAGGGTTTGGTTCCTCTTAAAG ATGACAGTTATTTGACAAACGGGTATTTGGATACAGTGATAGATTGGATTCCAGGAATGAAAGGAATCCAATTGAAGGATATCCCAACCTTCATGAGAACCACTGACCCAAATGACCCCATTCTGCACTTAATTTTGCACGATACAGAACAAGTTCAAAGAGCTTCTGCTATCATTTTGAACACATTTGATGCCTTAGAGCATGAAGTTCTAGAGGCAATTTCGCATTTGCTACCACCTATATACTCCATTGGACCCCTATACCTACAACTTAACCAGATACCAGCTGAAGATAGCAACTTCAAGTTGATTGGAGCAAATCTATGGAGAGAAGAACCAGACTGTTTTGAATGGCTTGACTCTAAAGAACCTAGTTCTGTGATATATGTCAACTTTGGAAGTAGTACAGTCATGACAGATGAGCAGCTAATTGAATTTGCTTGGGGACTTGCAGACAGCAGCAAGACCTTTTTTTGGGTCATTAGACCTGACCTGGTTGGGGGAGAATCACCTGTCCTGCCCCCAGAGTTTATAGAACAGACTAAAGAAAGAGGGCTACTAGCAAGTTGGTGCTGTCAAGAACAAGTCCTAAGCCATCCAGCTATAGGAGGGTTCTTGACTCATAGTGGCTGGAACTCAACCATTGAAAGTGTGTGTGGGGGAGTGCCGATGATCTGTTGGCCCTTCAACGGCGAGCAACAAACCAACTGTAGGTACTGTTGCAAAGAATGGGGTATAGGCATAGAGATGGAGGGTGATGTTAAGAGAAACTACATAGAAAGCGTTGTTAGGAAGTTAATGGAGGGAGAGGAAGGAAAAGAGATGAGGAAGAAATCCATGGAGTGGAAGAAGTTGGCAGAGAAGGCCACTACTGGCCCTCATGGCTCATCTTTCTTGGATTTGGACAATATGGTTAACCAGGTGCTGCTATCTCCAAGAGATTAG